TATGCAGCGCTGGATATTATCCAATCTGCTGAAAGCAAAAAAGATCGCTTGTGTGTCTCAGCTGACATTAGACCAGCTCACAGAACTGGCTGCCGCCAAGGGCAAACGCCCGGCTCACTGGCGAGTGATACACAACGGTTTCAATGCGGACTTTAGCCCTGTTGGCAGGGAAGAGGCGAGAGCACTGCTGAAGGGAACAGGTGTGAACATTGACGAACCATACATCTTTCATGTGGGGTCACGTCAGTTGCGTAAGAACCGGAAGATGCTGATCGATATGGTGCACGCACTGGGTGATCAGTATAAAGGCAAGATCGTATACGCAGGCTTTGATGTAGAACCAGCCCTGTATGAACATGCAGAGAAACTGGGACTGAAAGACAGGGTGATTGCCGTACCGAAGCCACCACATGAAATACTCAGCGCTTTATATAGCTGCAGCTACGCCTTTATCTTTCCTTCATTATCAGAAGGATTTGGCTGGCCGGTCATAGAAGCACAGGCATGTGGAACGCCTGTGATCGCAAGCAGTACGGCCCCTATGCCGGAAGTGAGTGGAGGCGCTGCATTACATGCAGATCCGCAGAAGCCGGAAGAATTTGCAGCAGCCTTACTGAAACTTGCCGACGTTGCTACAAGAGAAGAACTGGTTAAAAGGGGACACCTCAACGTCACTCACTTTACACCCGCCATCATGATGAAAGCCTATCACCAGATGCTGGGCATTCCCGAAGATGGCATCACACAGGGGATACATGAACATAACAGGTCTGTAGTCTTACCACAATAACTGAATAATCACCTAATCAATAGAAAAGAGAACTTCGATGAATATTCTTCATGTCATCCCTACTTATAAGCCGGCTTATATCTACGGTGGCCCTATTTACTCAAGCTCTGCCCTGTGTGAACAACTGGTGGCCGACGGACATACGGTGACCGTACTGACGACAACTGCAAACGGGGAGGTGGAACTGAACGTACCGCCGGGAGTAGAACAGGACGTGGATGGTGTAAAGACGTTGTATTTTAAACGTGTCACAAAAGACAATACCAACTTCTCGCCCGATCTGGTTAAATACCTGTATAAGAATATTAAAAAGTATGATGCTGTACATATCCATTCCTGGTGGAACCTGGTAGCGATCTTCACCGTACTGATATGTTATGTGAAAAGAGTGAGACCGGTGTTCTCCCCAAGAGGAATGCTCTGCCAGTACATCCTGGAAACAAACCATCCTTTTCAGAAGAAGATCATTCAGGCGGTGATCGGTAACAGGCTGCTGCCGAAGGTGAAGTTCCATGCGACTTCTACGATGGAAGTGAATGAGATTAAAGAGATGTACCCTTCTTCCCAGGTAGAGGAAATATTCAATTTCGTCACCGTTCCGGACATGCCTGCTGTCGCTAAGCCAGCTATCGGAGAGAAGATCAGGTTCCTTTTCATGAGCCGTATCGATCCGAAGAAAGGACTGGAGCTGCTGTTTAAAGGACTGAGCATGGTGAACTTCCCTTATGAGCTCACGGTGGCCGGCCCTTTCAAAGAGGAATACGTGGAGCAGTTAAAAGCACTGACCCGCGAGTATAACATCGATCAGCATGTGAACTGGGTAGGTCCTGTATATGGTGATGCCAAGTTCAAACTGCTGCGCGAGCACGATGTCATGGTGCTGACCTCCTACAATGAGAATTTTGCCAATATCGTGATTGAATCACTCGCAATGGGTACGCCGGTGCTGATCAGTAACATGGTCGGACTGAGTGCCTACATCGCCAACAATGATCTGGGATGGATCTCTACGATTGATCCGCAGAACATTAAGGAGACACTGGAAAAAACATACGCGGAGCGCGACAGGTTACCTGAGTTGTCACTGCGTGCGCCGGTATTGATGAAGAAGGATTTTGACAGGAAGCGCCTGGTAAACAAATACCTCGATCTATACCGGGCAAATTAACGACGTGTTCAGACAATGATACGTGCCCGATGGATGAACTGATAGCCGGGATCAGCAATAAGCTGCCGCAAACAAAAAGCACGACTACGTGGTTTATTATCAGGCGTCGGGTGATTTTGACGGGCAGGTAGATCAGGAGCGGCGGTTTTATCCGCAGTGTCTTATACGCGTCTGGCGTAGCTGCGGGTAAGGGCAACGGACAGAGACTGATCTGCGGGGCTGGCAATGTGTTCTGGTAGACGCTGAGATGTATGAATTAAAACGTAATAAGGGATTTTAGAAAGGATGATAGTAAGAGCAAAGAGAAGTACTGTAATAGTTGCACTGGTAATTTATTTAATTGCAGTAGTGTATGTGGTGTTCCTGGAACCGACAAGGGGCGCAGGTGAGCATACTGCCCCACCCAGATGGATACCTGTCAAGAGTACGATCGACTTTATCATTGAGGCGGGACAATCAATACACTATTACAGGTACTGGGCATTCTTCCTGTTGAACCTTCTGGGAAATATTATCATGTTTATGCCGTTCGGAGGCCTGATAGCTGCATTATCGGGTGGCAATGCCAACAAATTCAGAGTTATCACAACTGCATTCATTTTCAGCCTGAGTATTGAACTGCTGCAGCTCGTACTGAACATCGGGGTATTTGACGCTGATGATGTGCTGCTGAATACTTTGGGCGCCTGGCTGGGACTTGTATGGTACCACAGCCTGGTTAAAAAAAATGTGGTCCTTATCTATTAAAATTTCTATTGGAAATGAACAATTTTTATTTGTCACAGGTCCGCCTGAAGGACTTTGATGCTTCTGAAGGCTTAGACCGCGGAGCGGGCAAATTCAAGGAAGCCTGCTGGTATATGGTGAAAATGCTGTTTTTCCTGACAGCCTTTCCTGTGCCTTCTGGTCTGAAAGCAAGACTGCTGCGCCTCTTCGGAGCGAAGGTAGGCAGTGGCGTGGTGATCAAGCCAAGAGTGAACATCCACTTCCCCTGGAAACTGGAAGTCGGTAACGATGTATGGCTGGGTGAAGAAGCCTATCTGCTGAACTTTGAACAAATGGTAGTAGGCAACAACGTCTGCATTTCACAACGCGCATTCCTGTGTGGAGGTAATCATAACTACAGACATCCGGCGATGCCTTACCGTAATGCACCGATCGTACTGATGGACGGTTGCTGGGTAGGCGCCTGTGTGTTTATTGGCCCCGGCGTGACGATAGGGACAGATACAGTCATCACAGCAGGATCGGTAGTGACCGCCAGTGTAACACAGAATGGTATATTCAAAGGCAACCCACTGACCTTTGTATCAGAGAGATGGAAATAACCCAACAACAAAACAAGAAATCTATATAGCGGTATGTCCAAGCGATTATTACTGATTGGAGGTAACTTCTCACCCGAACCAACCGGAATAGGCAAATACAATGGTGAAATGATCAAATGGCTGGCAGCCGGAGGATATGATTGCACCGTAATAACCAGTTATCCCTATTATCCGGAATGGAAGGTGCAGCCTCCATACGACAAGAACAAGAACTGGTATAAGAAGGAAGTGATTGAAAGCAACGGACAGGGAGGAAAGATCACGGTATACCGTTGTCCGCAATACGTACCTGAGAAGCCAACAGGTAAGACCCGTATCATGCTGGACTTTTCATTCGCGGTATCTGCCTTTCTTAAAATACTGCAGTTATTGCCCCGTAAGAAATTTGATGTAGTCATTACTGTAGTGCCGCCTTTTCACTTAGGCTTACTGGCCGTACTATACAAGAAGTTCAGAGGCGCGAAGTTCTTCTATCATATACAGGACATGCAGATAGAAGCAGCACGTGACCTCAATATGATCAAATCTCCCAAGCTGATAAAAATGCTGTTCGGACTGGAACGGTATATATTTAAGAACGCAGACATGGTCAGCAGTATTTCTGATGGCATGATGCGCAGGATCCAGGAGAAAGCAGGGAAAGATATATTCTTCTTCCCGAACTGGGTAGATGTAAGTTTGTTCCATCCTATTGAAGATCGTAACCGGTTAAAGACGGAGTATGGATTTAACAGCAATGACAAGATCGTGCTCTATTCAGGCGCAATAGGCGAGAAGCAGGGACTGGAAGCTATTCTGAAAACAGCAGATACGCTGCGGGAAAATAAACAGCTGAAATTCCTCATCTGCGGATCGGGGCCTTATAAGGAGAAGCTGAAGGCAGATGCGGAAGCAATGGGACTTACCAACGTCATCTTCTTCCCGCTGCAACCATTTGAAAAGTTCAACCAGTTCCTCAATATGGCAGATGTACACCTGGTGATACAGAAAGGAAATGCCAGCGACCTGGTGATGCCTTCCAAGCTGACAACCATCCTGGCTGTGGGCGGACTGGCACTCATCACCGCCAACGAAGGTACCAGTCTGCACGACCTGGTGAAGAAACACAACATGGGTGTGCTGGTAAAAGCAGAAGATCAGGACGCACTTACAGACGGTGTTATCAGAGCGATGCAGGACAATGCCCCTGAAATAGCCATGAACGGCCGTATATACGCAGAGAACTATCTGTCCGTAGGCAAGATCATGTCAAGATTTGAAGAAGCCGTAGTCAATTAATTAACACTACTGAACCGTACTTTATTATGTTAGACCGTTATCTCAAAATATGTAGTATCCAGATACTTGTGCTGGATTTCATATGCCTCAATGCCTTCTTTTTCTTTACGCTTTACTGGATGCAGTCATACGGTATACCCGTAAGCGTGAATAAAGATACCTTCCTGCTTGCAACGAACGTTTCCTGGGTTGTTGCATTGTATACCACCGGTATCTACTTCATGAGCCAGCAGATGTCCGTTGAGCGCATCACCAAGAAGCTGCTGCAGAGTATTATGTTGTACCTGCTGCTGATGCTGGTATTTGTGTTCCTGACCAAGGAAGCTTTTAACAGGATATTCATTCTTTCATACTGTACGCTGTTTATCCTGCTGGTACTGATGGACAGACTGTTCTTCTATATGCTGACCAACTACATCATCCATCGTAAGGAGATCGAGCGTAAGGTGGTGATAGTCGGATATAATGATCTGTCTAAGCAGCTGGTGGATAACCTGACAGGCCGTAAGAGCAACCTGCGTTTTGAAGGTTATTTCGAAGATTATCAGAATGTACATGAGCTGTCGCTGCATCCGGTGATCGGCAATCTGCGTGATTGTATCCCCTATGCACAGTCTAATGGTATCAAGGAGATCT
The DNA window shown above is from Chitinophaga agri and carries:
- a CDS encoding glycosyltransferase family 4 protein, with the protein product MHIVLVGNYRKDKQESMERFALMMETGFNNAGHTVEIWRPTVFFGNFFKATNGGIAKWFGYVDKWILFPLVLRMKKLSRSKETLYHVCDHSNSFYVTHLPEDRTSITCHDVLAIRGGLGHEDAYAPASGFGKYMQRWILSNLLKAKKIACVSQLTLDQLTELAAAKGKRPAHWRVIHNGFNADFSPVGREEARALLKGTGVNIDEPYIFHVGSRQLRKNRKMLIDMVHALGDQYKGKIVYAGFDVEPALYEHAEKLGLKDRVIAVPKPPHEILSALYSCSYAFIFPSLSEGFGWPVIEAQACGTPVIASSTAPMPEVSGGAALHADPQKPEEFAAALLKLADVATREELVKRGHLNVTHFTPAIMMKAYHQMLGIPEDGITQGIHEHNRSVVLPQ
- a CDS encoding VanZ family protein; the encoded protein is MIVRAKRSTVIVALVIYLIAVVYVVFLEPTRGAGEHTAPPRWIPVKSTIDFIIEAGQSIHYYRYWAFFLLNLLGNIIMFMPFGGLIAALSGGNANKFRVITTAFIFSLSIELLQLVLNIGVFDADDVLLNTLGAWLGLVWYHSLVKKNVVLIY
- a CDS encoding XrtY-associated glycosyltransferase XYAG1 gives rise to the protein MNILHVIPTYKPAYIYGGPIYSSSALCEQLVADGHTVTVLTTTANGEVELNVPPGVEQDVDGVKTLYFKRVTKDNTNFSPDLVKYLYKNIKKYDAVHIHSWWNLVAIFTVLICYVKRVRPVFSPRGMLCQYILETNHPFQKKIIQAVIGNRLLPKVKFHATSTMEVNEIKEMYPSSQVEEIFNFVTVPDMPAVAKPAIGEKIRFLFMSRIDPKKGLELLFKGLSMVNFPYELTVAGPFKEEYVEQLKALTREYNIDQHVNWVGPVYGDAKFKLLREHDVMVLTSYNENFANIVIESLAMGTPVLISNMVGLSAYIANNDLGWISTIDPQNIKETLEKTYAERDRLPELSLRAPVLMKKDFDRKRLVNKYLDLYRAN
- a CDS encoding WcaF family extracellular polysaccharide biosynthesis acetyltransferase — its product is MNNFYLSQVRLKDFDASEGLDRGAGKFKEACWYMVKMLFFLTAFPVPSGLKARLLRLFGAKVGSGVVIKPRVNIHFPWKLEVGNDVWLGEEAYLLNFEQMVVGNNVCISQRAFLCGGNHNYRHPAMPYRNAPIVLMDGCWVGACVFIGPGVTIGTDTVITAGSVVTASVTQNGIFKGNPLTFVSERWK
- a CDS encoding WcaI family glycosyltransferase, encoding MSKRLLLIGGNFSPEPTGIGKYNGEMIKWLAAGGYDCTVITSYPYYPEWKVQPPYDKNKNWYKKEVIESNGQGGKITVYRCPQYVPEKPTGKTRIMLDFSFAVSAFLKILQLLPRKKFDVVITVVPPFHLGLLAVLYKKFRGAKFFYHIQDMQIEAARDLNMIKSPKLIKMLFGLERYIFKNADMVSSISDGMMRRIQEKAGKDIFFFPNWVDVSLFHPIEDRNRLKTEYGFNSNDKIVLYSGAIGEKQGLEAILKTADTLRENKQLKFLICGSGPYKEKLKADAEAMGLTNVIFFPLQPFEKFNQFLNMADVHLVIQKGNASDLVMPSKLTTILAVGGLALITANEGTSLHDLVKKHNMGVLVKAEDQDALTDGVIRAMQDNAPEIAMNGRIYAENYLSVGKIMSRFEEAVVN